One Alphaproteobacteria bacterium DNA window includes the following coding sequences:
- a CDS encoding conjugal transfer protein TraD, translated as MKQQSNDGRKNRTRLLIQCGGLLSKSGLLEAFHITSADDLQVYENRPKALQLLGFLITCFEENEFNEDNFERWRSVGEKRF; from the coding sequence ATGAAACAGCAAAGCAATGACGGCCGTAAAAATCGTACTCGACTGTTAATTCAATGTGGTGGTCTGCTCTCCAAATCCGGCCTTCTGGAAGCCTTCCATATCACCTCAGCGGACGATCTCCAAGTCTATGAAAACCGCCCTAAAGCTCTCCAGCTTCTGGGCTTTCTCATAACTTGTTTTGAAGAAAATGAGTTCAATGAAGATAACTTTGAAAGGTGGAGATCTGTTGGGGAGAAGCGTTTCTGA